In one Cupriavidus taiwanensis genomic region, the following are encoded:
- a CDS encoding H-NS family nucleoid-associated regulatory protein, translating into MATYKELMAQKAALEAHLEEVRANEVASVIEKIQNLMAEYGLTVEDITKRRRGRPAGSGVAKTKAALPPKYQDPKTGKTWSGRGRQPAWLGKNPNKFLIAEEA; encoded by the coding sequence ATGGCAACTTACAAAGAACTGATGGCGCAGAAGGCAGCTCTGGAGGCGCACCTGGAAGAGGTACGTGCCAATGAGGTTGCTTCGGTTATCGAAAAAATCCAGAATCTAATGGCGGAATACGGGCTGACTGTCGAAGATATTACCAAGCGCCGTCGTGGCCGTCCCGCCGGCAGTGGTGTTGCCAAGACAAAAGCGGCGCTGCCCCCGAAATACCAAGACCCGAAGACCGGAAAAACCTGGTCTGGCCGTGGCCGTCAACCGGCCTGGCTTGGCAAGAACCCCAACAAATTCCTGATCGCAGAAGAGGCGTAA
- a CDS encoding Bug family tripartite tricarboxylate transporter substrate binding protein — protein sequence MTITMKSPVNSRRSALILSVAVLGLGALATTAARAQTTWPTKPVTLLVGFPPGGQTDFAGRALLNGLQSSLGQSFVIDNKAGVNGNIASIEVMRAAPDGNKLLVGNGSMTIMPHVYTKLGIVDPQKLTPIGMMLQSPLVLVVPASSPIKTYAQFVEEVKARDKSGKTVDYGSGGSGALPHVTMELLRERMGGPRMNHVPYKGSSPAMVDLMAGRLDAMFDATSVVAPFIKSGQLRPLMVTGSKRVAMIPDVPTATESGIRDFTIISFIGLYGPPGLSPDIVKKANAALNTALKDPAVVKSIVDRGDEPGGGTPEQLATLTRTHYKMWGEVVKANNITAD from the coding sequence ATGACAATCACTATGAAATCGCCCGTGAATTCGCGCCGTTCCGCATTGATCCTGAGCGTCGCTGTGCTCGGCCTTGGCGCGCTGGCGACGACCGCCGCGCGGGCGCAGACCACCTGGCCCACCAAGCCGGTGACACTGCTGGTCGGCTTTCCGCCCGGTGGCCAGACCGACTTTGCGGGACGTGCGCTGCTTAACGGCCTGCAGAGTTCGCTCGGGCAGTCGTTTGTCATCGACAACAAGGCCGGCGTGAACGGCAATATCGCCTCCATTGAGGTCATGCGCGCGGCGCCCGACGGGAACAAGCTGCTGGTAGGCAACGGCTCGATGACGATCATGCCGCATGTCTACACCAAGCTTGGCATCGTCGATCCGCAGAAGCTGACGCCGATAGGCATGATGCTGCAGTCGCCGCTGGTCCTTGTCGTGCCCGCCAGTTCGCCCATCAAGACTTACGCGCAGTTCGTCGAGGAGGTCAAGGCCCGCGACAAGTCGGGCAAGACCGTCGACTATGGCTCGGGCGGTTCCGGCGCATTGCCGCATGTCACGATGGAACTGCTGCGCGAGCGCATGGGCGGCCCCAGGATGAACCATGTGCCCTACAAGGGCAGCAGCCCGGCCATGGTCGACCTGATGGCCGGACGCCTGGATGCGATGTTCGATGCCACGTCGGTCGTGGCGCCTTTCATCAAGTCGGGCCAGTTGCGGCCGCTGATGGTCACGGGATCCAAGCGGGTGGCCATGATCCCGGACGTGCCAACGGCCACCGAAAGCGGCATCAGGGACTTCACCATCATCTCGTTCATCGGCCTGTACGGACCGCCGGGGCTAAGCCCTGACATCGTCAAGAAAGCCAACGCCGCATTGAATACCGCGCTGAAGGACCCGGCCGTGGTCAAGAGCATTGTCGACCGCGGCGACGAGCCCGGCGGCGGCACGCCCGAGCAGCTCGCAACGCTGACCCGCACCCACTACAAGATGTGGGGCGAGGTGGTGAAGGCCAACAACATCACGGCTGATTAA
- a CDS encoding FadR/GntR family transcriptional regulator codes for MTHSPSDLATRATVENPPAASDRSYLSLASQVQALIASGEFSAGMRLPSERTLAERFSVSRTLVREAIIALEVQGLVEVRGGSGIYVCAEAPAPGREPFEMPWRPGPIESLRARVLIESEIAGLAASERKDGDLDRMFAALSLMREHMDDKQANEAADRQFHLCLAESTGNRVLLHMVTALWDSGRSDPLWGKIEEHFHTTRLREASQEDHQQIFAAVMARDATAARAAMRNHLERVISEFTQAWR; via the coding sequence ATGACACATTCTCCCAGCGATCTTGCAACCCGTGCGACAGTCGAGAACCCGCCAGCCGCCAGCGACCGTTCGTACCTGAGCCTGGCCAGCCAGGTGCAGGCATTGATCGCATCCGGAGAGTTCTCCGCCGGCATGCGGCTGCCATCCGAACGCACGCTGGCCGAGCGGTTCAGCGTCAGCCGTACCCTGGTGCGCGAGGCCATCATCGCGCTGGAGGTGCAGGGGCTAGTCGAAGTGCGCGGCGGCTCCGGGATCTACGTCTGCGCAGAAGCGCCCGCGCCTGGTCGCGAGCCGTTCGAGATGCCCTGGCGGCCGGGGCCGATAGAATCGCTGCGCGCCCGGGTGCTGATCGAATCGGAGATCGCCGGCCTGGCGGCCAGTGAGCGTAAGGACGGCGACCTTGACCGTATGTTCGCGGCCCTGAGCCTGATGCGCGAGCACATGGACGACAAGCAGGCCAACGAGGCGGCGGACCGGCAGTTCCACCTGTGCCTGGCCGAATCGACCGGCAACAGGGTCCTGCTGCATATGGTCACCGCACTGTGGGACAGCGGGCGCAGCGATCCGCTATGGGGCAAGATTGAGGAACACTTCCATACCACGCGGCTGCGGGAGGCGTCGCAGGAAGACCATCAGCAGATCTTCGCGGCGGTGATGGCGCGCGACGCGACAGCGGCGCGGGCGGCAATGCGTAACCACCTGGAGAGGGTGATCAGCGAGTTCACTCAGGCGTGGCGTTGA